The following are from one region of the Treponema denticola genome:
- a CDS encoding flagellar filament outer layer protein FlaA, whose amino-acid sequence MKHGGLVFAGIALMLLFAFAPLTAQQGSINYQTYMVDTFDNPDGQDWAYQAVGSKFITEGYPKVQYLNGMPHAVKVMHDDAEKAKFIGLEFKFNRKGDNWVDVVPSKDGKPYEIPFKGNVHRLDMWVWGAGYYYNIEILVRDCEGRTHVLPLGYVNFKGWKNMHVTVPTNIPQASRYIGNKNKMTFVAFRIRTAPFERVDSFKIFFDEFKALTDVYVDSYDGYELADQSFDGEKTE is encoded by the coding sequence ATGAAACATGGCGGTTTAGTTTTTGCGGGCATTGCTTTAATGTTGTTGTTCGCTTTTGCACCTTTAACGGCGCAGCAAGGTTCGATTAATTATCAAACTTATATGGTCGATACATTTGATAATCCTGACGGCCAAGATTGGGCTTATCAGGCTGTTGGAAGTAAATTTATTACTGAGGGATATCCCAAGGTTCAATATCTTAACGGAATGCCTCATGCAGTAAAGGTAATGCATGATGATGCTGAAAAAGCTAAATTTATTGGGCTTGAGTTTAAATTTAACCGAAAAGGTGATAACTGGGTAGATGTTGTTCCCTCCAAAGACGGTAAACCCTATGAAATTCCCTTTAAAGGAAATGTTCACCGATTGGATATGTGGGTTTGGGGTGCCGGATATTATTATAACATAGAAATTCTCGTTCGGGATTGTGAAGGAAGGACTCATGTTCTCCCCCTAGGTTATGTTAACTTTAAAGGTTGGAAAAATATGCATGTGACTGTTCCTACAAATATACCTCAGGCATCCAGATATATTGGAAATAAAAATAAGATGACTTTTGTAGCTTTTAGAATCAGAACTGCTCCTTTTGAAAGAGTTGATTCATTTAAGATATTTTTTGATGAATTTAAAGCCCTGACGGATGTCTATGTCGATTCTTATGACGGCTACGAATTGGCTGATCAATCTTTTGACGGTGAAAAAACCGAATAG
- the purQ gene encoding phosphoribosylformylglycinamidine synthase I: MMKPRALVLHATGTNRDGDAARALELAGAEPEIVHINKLKAKEKNWKDYSILVIPGGFSYADALGAGKLFALDLSNYFFDEVSEFVAAGKPVIGICNGFQVLVKSGILPGKEKEGKVILDKDGYKNRQATLTYNKQGRFECRFTTMIPQKSNCIWTKDLKGNIHCPIAHGEGRFLTDSQKTLDDLFEKGQIALVYGGKDAEKSIPANGEYPFNPNGSLADIAGICNTKGNVLGLMPHPENNVVIRERDSEEEKERTRLCLDMWKAGVNYVL, from the coding sequence ATGATGAAACCCAGAGCCCTAGTATTACACGCAACAGGCACCAATAGAGACGGAGATGCGGCAAGAGCCTTAGAACTTGCCGGAGCAGAACCCGAGATTGTACATATAAACAAACTTAAAGCAAAAGAAAAAAATTGGAAGGATTATTCAATTCTTGTAATTCCCGGCGGCTTTTCATATGCAGACGCTCTTGGTGCAGGCAAACTTTTTGCCCTTGATTTAAGCAATTACTTTTTTGACGAGGTAAGCGAATTCGTAGCGGCAGGAAAGCCGGTCATAGGTATTTGCAACGGTTTTCAGGTTTTGGTAAAATCAGGCATCCTCCCCGGAAAAGAAAAAGAAGGAAAGGTAATTTTAGATAAAGACGGCTATAAAAACAGGCAGGCCACCCTAACCTACAATAAACAAGGCAGATTTGAGTGCCGGTTTACAACTATGATTCCCCAAAAATCAAACTGTATCTGGACAAAGGACCTAAAGGGCAATATACACTGTCCCATAGCCCACGGTGAAGGACGGTTTTTGACCGACTCTCAAAAAACTCTCGATGACTTGTTCGAAAAAGGACAGATTGCTCTGGTTTACGGAGGAAAAGATGCCGAAAAAAGTATTCCCGCAAACGGAGAGTATCCTTTTAATCCTAACGGATCTCTTGCCGATATAGCCGGCATATGCAATACTAAGGGAAATGTGCTTGGCCTCATGCCGCATCCCGAAAATAATGTAGTTATAAGAGAAAGGGATTCGGAAGAAGAAAAAGAACGCACAAGACTATGCCTCGATATGTGGAAGGCCGGAGTCAACTATGTTCTATAA
- a CDS encoding late competence development ComFB family protein, whose translation MIIHNVMEDLVYTEVNKLFDEAEEKKESWLTCSCMQCRVDTMCYVLNRVKPRYIKSGRGLAHFLKFEKTEKIQIMADITSLVIEGMHRVLSTKRPHDHEPIFETENIPVFNFPAITGNILNGSNFRPMEDATVSLKMNGELVPQMNILWDNPYTISEKTPGAYTFCPIAIPAKNAGDTEKFIFVLKAEKEGFDPTNFSFDIELTAEDMVKSPLDTSNFYQIKNLFLFEHGEEE comes from the coding sequence ATGATCATTCATAACGTTATGGAAGACTTGGTATATACCGAAGTCAACAAACTATTTGATGAAGCCGAAGAAAAAAAAGAAAGCTGGCTTACATGCAGCTGTATGCAATGCAGAGTTGACACCATGTGCTATGTACTCAACCGGGTTAAACCCCGATATATAAAATCGGGAAGAGGTCTCGCCCACTTTTTAAAATTCGAAAAAACCGAAAAGATCCAGATTATGGCCGATATTACAAGTTTGGTAATTGAAGGTATGCACAGGGTTCTTTCTACAAAAAGGCCTCATGACCATGAACCCATATTCGAAACCGAAAACATACCCGTTTTTAATTTTCCTGCCATAACAGGCAATATTTTAAACGGAAGCAATTTTAGACCGATGGAAGATGCTACGGTAAGCCTTAAAATGAACGGAGAGCTGGTACCTCAGATGAACATCCTTTGGGACAATCCTTATACAATATCGGAAAAGACACCCGGAGCTTATACATTTTGTCCCATAGCGATTCCCGCAAAGAATGCAGGAGATACGGAAAAGTTTATTTTTGTCCTTAAAGCCGAAAAAGAAGGCTTTGATCCGACTAATTTTTCATTCGATATTGAGTTAACGGCAGAAGACATGGTAAAATCTCCTTTGGACACTTCAAATTTTTATCAAATTAAAAATTTATTTTTATTCGAACACGGTGAGGAAGAATGA
- a CDS encoding HD domain-containing protein has translation MTELTDFSKPIRDPIWKHIWMNDELYAVTKTDSFMRLYNIKQLGPAELVYPGASHTRAGHSIGVYNIALKMLNILLKKGADSWVSKEGAMSFLTAALLHDLGHFPFTHSLKELKLKEHEELTGELILKEPLRSAAAKTGADPEQTAAIITGKGKEDSETVFFQKLLSGVLDPDKLDYLNRDAFYCGVPYGIQDTDFILSQLLPDKKNGTKIESKAILSVESILFSKYLMYKSVYWHKDVRIATAMMKKAIFAGLERSEFSPQDLYHQDDDGIFRLLEKSNYPEKKLAEDLKLGKIYRIIAEEAFQSDNPGHRNLEDLHKRRAAEETLAEYFSNKTGSKIGSEDIIIDIPERISFESDLFIEDEKKIFSESSTVFSKEFIKTLVPSLRKIRIAVSDKIYKKTANLHQTTLPIF, from the coding sequence ATGACCGAATTAACCGATTTTTCAAAGCCTATCCGCGATCCCATATGGAAGCACATATGGATGAATGATGAGTTATATGCCGTAACAAAGACAGACTCTTTTATGCGTTTATACAATATAAAGCAGCTGGGCCCTGCAGAACTTGTTTACCCCGGTGCAAGTCATACGAGAGCAGGACACAGCATAGGAGTTTACAACATAGCCCTAAAAATGCTCAATATTTTGTTAAAAAAAGGAGCGGATTCTTGGGTTTCAAAAGAAGGAGCTATGTCTTTTTTAACGGCAGCCCTACTCCATGACCTAGGCCACTTTCCTTTTACTCATTCTCTTAAAGAATTAAAGCTAAAAGAGCATGAGGAACTTACCGGAGAGCTTATCTTAAAAGAGCCTTTACGTTCTGCAGCAGCCAAAACAGGTGCAGACCCTGAGCAGACGGCCGCTATAATAACAGGCAAAGGCAAAGAGGACTCGGAAACCGTTTTTTTTCAAAAACTTCTTTCAGGCGTATTAGACCCGGATAAATTAGACTACCTTAATAGGGATGCCTTTTATTGCGGGGTTCCTTACGGGATTCAGGATACCGATTTTATCCTTTCACAGCTTCTCCCCGATAAAAAAAACGGAACAAAAATAGAATCTAAGGCAATCTTAAGCGTTGAGAGCATCTTATTTTCAAAATATCTTATGTATAAATCGGTTTACTGGCACAAAGATGTGCGGATTGCAACGGCTATGATGAAAAAAGCCATATTTGCGGGACTGGAAAGGTCGGAATTCTCGCCTCAAGACCTGTACCACCAAGATGATGATGGCATTTTCAGGCTTTTAGAAAAAAGCAATTACCCCGAAAAAAAATTAGCAGAAGACTTAAAACTGGGTAAAATATATCGCATAATAGCCGAGGAAGCCTTTCAAAGCGATAATCCCGGACACCGAAACTTGGAAGACCTGCATAAACGCCGAGCAGCAGAAGAAACCTTGGCTGAATATTTTTCAAATAAAACGGGGAGCAAAATAGGCAGTGAAGACATTATTATAGATATACCTGAACGTATTTCTTTTGAATCCGATCTTTTTATAGAAGATGAAAAAAAGATATTCAGTGAAAGCTCCACCGTTTTCTCAAAAGAATTTATAAAAACTCTCGTACCTTCTTTAAGAAAAATAAGGATAGCAGTTTCTGATAAAATTTATAAAAAAACCGCAAATCTTCATCAAACAACCTTGCCGATTTTTTAA